The genomic DNA GTGCCTGCTTCCAGGCTCCAAAGGGGTGTGGAGCTCTTGGAGCAAGGCTGGGAGCTAAGAAGTGATCAACAGAGTGGagaggacaggctgagggagctgggccctGATAAGGGATGGCTGAGAAGATCGAAGCCATGTCTGCAGGGATGTGGAAGGTGCCAAGAGGATGTAATCAGCCTCTGTTCCGTGCTGCCCAGAAACAGGCcgagaggcaatgggcagaaggTGATGCACAGGCAGCTCCACCTGCACAGGAGGAAGAGCTTCCTTCCTGTGGCCTGGAACAGAGAGactgtggagtctccctcactggagatattccagaaccGCCTGGACACAGTCCTGTGCCATATGCTCTGTAATCACAGGacatcctgagctggaaagggATCCACAAGGTTCACAATGTCCAACACTCAGCCCCGCACAGGAGTGCTCCGAGCATCCCACCAGGCGCCTGACTGCAATGCCCACATGCCTCCTGACCTGTGCCAGTATTGGGGCCGTGACCCCTTCCCCcgggagcctgttccagtgcctctgGGTCAAGAATTTTCCTTGCCATCCATCCTAAACCTCCCTTGACACAACAGAAGGCCATAACCTCCCGAACGCACCTTCTGCAGGAGCCggcagctgctgcactgcaccTCGGACACCTGGAACCGATCCAGCTGGTGCTCCTCGGCTGCGTCGTGGCACAGCCGGCACGGGTACAGCTTCCCGCAGCACGGGGCCTGCCAACGAAGGAGACGGCATGGAGCGGCCACCACCCTGGaacggcacggcacggcacggcacggcacggcacggcacggcacggcacggcacggcacggcacggcccccGCTCACCCACCCGCAGCCGGCAGCCCCGCCGGTAGTGCTCGCATCCCTGCTCGCGTCCCTGCTCGCCTCCCTCCGATCCCCCCGCCGTGGCCATGGCCGCCAAGGCTGCCCGGTCCCGCTCCACCTCTTCCGCTTCCTCACAGCCGGTTCCGGAGGATTTGGAGGTTTCAGAATGGCTCCCCCCGCTCCCTGGCTGGAAGCCTCGTGTTCCCCTTCTCGCTGAACCCTGGTTCGAGTGGGAGGGGAACTCTGGAGATGTCCCGTCCGAGCTCCCTGCCGAGGCGGGCTCACGCAGAGTAGGTGATACAGGACCGCGTCCAGGCGGGCTGGGAATGTCACTAGAGAGAACTCCACGaccaatcacagaatcatagaatattccAACTAGGAAGGGACCCGTCAGGATCATCGAGTCCCACTCCTGACCCTGAACCCCGCCAATCCCACCAAGCTGCCCGAGAGCTTTGTCCGAACACTCCTTGAGCTCAGTGATCCCTGCGGGTTCCATCCAACTGAGTAGATTCTGTGAGCTCTTCATGTTGAGGTAGAGCTCCTTGTGTTTCAGTTTCTGGCcactgctccttgtcctgttgctgggcACACCAGAAatctggcaccatcctcttgaCACCCATCTTGGAGATACTTGTATGGATTGATGAGATTCCTGCTGTCTTCTCTTCTCTGGACTGAGCAGACCCAGCTCCCAGAGTCTCCCCTCCTGAGAGACATGATCCAGACTCCTCCATCATCTTTGGTCTCTGCTGGACCCTCTCTGGTAGCTCCTTGTCCTTCCTGACCTGTAGAGCCCAGAACTGatcacagcactccagatgtggcctcactgGGACCAAGCAGAGGATCACCTCCCtggacctgctggccacactcttcCCCATGTAAAACCTTCCCCTTAAACCTTTCTCTCCTCCAAAAACCCAGCTTTCCCCCAAAAACCTCCACTCTTTCCTCCCCAAACCTTCTCCCCATGGCTACCTGACTGACTACTGTGGCCAAGTGGAGCATCCACTGTGGGGACAGTCAAGCCCAGAATTGGAAGAtctttttatttacaaatgAAATGTACATGTCAAGAGACAGCACAGAGACAAATCCCTAAATACAATGAACTCAGACCATATTCTCTCATGATCCATGGATGGGAAAGGCTGTATTTTGTGGAAAAATAAGTTCCAAAGTTAATGACACCATGTGGGTTGTGACAGCTGATGGAAAAAAGTTTTGAGCAAGACAGGGACAGCCCAAAACTGACCACAGACAAACTAAGGCCAAGTAAGCAAAAACTGTTTCCAAACAGTCAAGTTTTACTGTCCCATTCTCCTAGAGGATCTAAAGGAACAATGAGTTACTGAGACATTCCACGTGCCGCCTGCATCACAGCTCAGTATTCCACAGGGATATTCCTTCCTTCACTATCAACACTAGCCAGACAACATAGCCAGGGCAAACACCCCAAAGACAACTGCCCAGATGTGGGGTCAAAAATGTGAAGAGAAAACCTAAACCAAAGTGACAAGTGCATTAGCGAGGGTTTCAGAGGAACAGCTGCAGATTTGCACATTTAGATATTGTATTTCTTGCAAAGATGTTTTCTTCACTGTCAAGGCAAAGGTGCTTTTCGATCCAGATCAGGCAGCCCACTGATACATGAGAATTTTGACAGCTGCTTTCGTCAGGATTCACTGAAAAACAAACCTctcaggcaggcagcagctggacaaGTGAAAGCCCAGCTTCCTTCAGAGTCctccaaagcagctcctgcccttgtCACACACCAATGACCACTGCTCTTCTCAGACAAGACTTGGCCCTAAGCCAGAAAGTCAACATTCCAGGGGCTGTTTGCATGCAAGAAATCCAGCAGCAAAGGCAATGCAAGCTCCATCCTTGGCCTGGACCCAAGCCACTTCCGTGCAGTCTGCTGCACCAACAGGAGTAAGGGAtcctcctctcccctgcagACACCTGgcagctttagcccctgcaAACTCAGATGGATTGTTCCCACTGTTCAGTCACCTGCAtcaagaggagaaaaggagaataaCTCTGGACAGACTAACAAAACACAAAGGTGCTCCCTGGTGAAAGGCTtcctttattttgctttgttacACATCCTTACCTTGCTGAAGCTATGCATTTACACCTCTGTGCTTCACAGATCAGAAAACTCgagttgttttttcccctccccacatGCAGGCAGCCAGCTTCccctttttttgctgttctaCCAGCTTGCTCAGCCCCCCAATTCCGTGAGCTGCTTCTTTTCCAGCCCCAAtgctcagcacctcaggaaaattatttactgtgcaCAGTGAGCTGTGTACTGTAAGAAGTCTGTCATAGCTGCATGTCCTGATCAAGAATGTGAagtgtaaaataattttcctattGCAGTTCCCATCCCTAGGTGACTGTTCATGAAACCATGCATTTGGAAGCCCCCAGCAGGCTACACGGCAGAAATGCAAGCCCACCTTTTAAAGGCAGGTGTGACCATCTCCCCAGGGCTAGTGCTCGACCCTGGGGAAGGTGGCTTCTGATGCATCCGGCATCAAGGTCCCTGACAGCTGTAAATTGGGAAAGAAAGAGACAGGATCAATTTCCAAGTGTAGCATCAACAGAGAAGACAATCAGAAACAGCCTTCTAAAGACACATGCAATGCCAACACCTAATTCAAAACAAATCTGTTCTTTGGTCAAATCAGGCTTCAAAAATGCTCCCACAGTGGATGACTTAACAACCCCGAGGCAAATTCTGCTCCTTTAGGAGTCAAACTGGAATTCTGTGGGCCATGCTGTTGAGAAAGTccccaaaaaccaaagcaaaccaaacaaatacagagcagcacaaaccacTTTATTGCCTTGCTACCTGCTGTGAAGGCAGACTTGAGTTATGAAGGTCGATAGCAGCGAGGGAGGGGACTCGGGACTCTGCAAacattctgttttccttcttcagaaATCTGGGATGCTGAGCTGCAAAACACAACTAAGGTGCTTAGAGCCATGTTTAGGGAGTGAAGGCTGACACACAGCTTCGTGACACTTGTTGGGTACCCAGGTTCTATTTAGAGGAGCTCAAAGTTCCTACCTTCCGCTCCCCTCAGCTCAGGGAGATGATTTAGTTCTGGCAAACGCACATTTGTCTTGAGGAATTCCCATTTCTTCTTACTTGCCTGAAGGATAGGTTTTTTGTTAGTAACCTATAGTCAAGGGCATATGGAGCAGCTCATGAAAATATAGACAAAAATAAAGCTATTTTCAAGCTTAAAAAAAGCAGTGGCACAGCAATGCTCTGATGCAGTTGGAATTTGTCCAAGAGTGAGACAAAAGAATCTGATGTGTGTGAAGGAATTCAACCTGCTCAAGTGCTTTTTATACACAAGCAATGGAAAAGctacagcaaaataaaaacaatcatCTAAGTGAGGCTGCTTTTGGAGAGATAAAATACAGCCCTTGGAGAATGGCTGGGATTAGTTATCTGGAAAAACGCAAGTGTTCTTGGCTGGCACAGTAATCATCATGCCTAGGTAGtgagagaagaggaaaactTTCCATTTCACTTGTTTTCCTTATCAATTTTTAATGCAGTTATGACATGACTAAGTAAAGCCCTGGCCACATTAAATCCAAACCCTCGGTTCTGCTTCCGCAGCACAGCACACATGGTCTATCACTCCTGGCCAGGCAGGAGGCCATAGATATATTCCAAATCTCACAGATATCCTGGACTGCTCCCCTcattaaaaatttctttctgacataaaatatattttatctaaGAACTGTTAGCGAGGGATACTGAATGCaaaatctgcagggaaaaaGGGGTAACAAAACAAGTAGTATTTCTAGTATTCTAGTATTTCTAGTATTTTTAGTGGGAGTTATGGTGAAAGATGGACCAGATGGAGTTCTTGAGAATACAACACACGattgaattaatttttgcttGGCCAAggaagacagacagacagacgaCTCACCGGTGTCAGGCTGACATTGCAACGCCCCACTGGAGAAGGCTTCCGTGCCTTTAGCAAGGGGTTCAAgtattttttactcttttcaTCAAGTCTGTAATCAGAAATGCCCCACAGCTGGTATGAGCTGGGCTGACACAGCCAATATAAATCACCAAATGCAAGGTGTCCCAAACCCCACATCTGGTGCTCCCACACTGTcaccctgcccctcccagggCATCCCAGGAATGATGGATAGGAGCTCCCCTAGCTCTGCTCCCTTACCTGTAATTAAGGCTCCCAGGCCCAGACCCCATCCCAAATGTAGGAGAAAAGTTCTGGTTGATGGGAGGGATAAATGTGCCCAGGTTCTTAGCATAGTCCAAGTTGCTGCTGGAATCTTTCAGGTTGGTCTGAGGGCTCAATTTCAATGGGTGGATTGTGTTGTCATAGAGGAAGCTCAGCTTTGAGGATCGATCTGCTTTCTCTGCATCAGCTTTAGAGGGCTTGGTCTTTATCAGCTTCCCATCTTTGCTCCTTGGGCCTATGCTGAAATCCTGTTTGGGAAGATAAACATCATCTTTCCTTACAGTCATGGTTAAAAAAGCAGTTTACAGCAGTGCATGCAGCAAAAAAAACATGTCAGAAGCCTACATGTGCATGATTCTGCAAGAATCTAATGGAGATGGAATTGGTTTTGGTAGAATATCTCTGCTTTCCATCAAACAGGAGAAAATTTGTCAGGGTTCCAGCACTCTCTGTAAATAAGTCACTTGAGACTGGAATCAGAAATGATAGAGGAAAACCAGCTGTATCCTGTGTCTCttctgaagaaattaaataaaaactcATCTCAATGTCACCTCAAAGTCACTCTGAAGCACCCTTGGTATCCAGttgaaaggaaaatttttatttttgatgacAGGGCTTTAAATCAGGTTAACAGCAGCATAAAGCATGACTTATGCTTCCCAAGTGATTCCCCTCCAGCTCTGTATCGCCAGGAACTGCACCACAGGTCTGTATGGTTCACCTGAAAGGGACTGGCCCAAGAGCCCCCTGCACACTCCCAAGCTATTTCCTAGGAATTCAAACTGCTGCacctattttaaaaataatgatacaaaacatgagaaaaaccccaaaacaataCAGGTTTGGAAAACACAGATGGACCAACCTGGACActgatgatttttctttcttctgaaacaTCATCTTTGTCCCTTTTATTGActttagattttttttgaaATTGATGGTCTCTGGTATCTTTCTGGATTATTTGTTTAAGCTCCTGAGTAAATCTACATTCCATataatgagaaaagaaagaaacaaataataaaagGGCTTCTGTTTATCTTAATAGCATCATCAGTTGTTAAGCCCAGGCTCCTATAGACTTTTAAACAGTCAAACAAACTGTGCCTTTTAACTAATGAGAAGACAAATTTAATgtatacattaaataaaatcTTCTGCACACATTTTTTCACAATACAGcaataaagcaataaaatacagcaatacagcaataaaaaataaatctgcacCAGTTTGGTGCAGATGCAGTGAGTGAACACAGTGTAAGACTGTACTACCCAATGTGGGGTGACACTGATGAATTAATGTCACAACAAGGTAAATGTGCCACTGCAATGTGTTCCCTTCCAACTCTATTTTCAGAAAGGTCAAGCCAAAACAAACGGAGGCATTCAGCAGCTGTGAGCTCTGCAAACCCAGCAGTGTGCAGTCTCCAAGCACAACTGCTTCACTTCTTTCTAACCTGagcctgcagtgagcaggaaaGGAGCTCTTACCTCTCAGCAAAGCCGTCCTTGTTGAAGAAATcgccctgcaggagctgggcgCAGGACGGTCTCTTGTCTGGGTCAATCTGCAAGCACTCCTGTCAAACCAGCAGGAGGacaaaaacacagcaggaatTAAACAAAGGCTTTGGCATGAGGAAAAGACCCCTGCAGTGACCCCTttggccctgcagagctgggtgtcCCCATCACCCTGGACTGGAGCTCTGGGATCCCCCACCAAGCTGCCAACCCAAGCTGCTCACTACCTGGAGAGCTGAGAGAAGGGCACTTCaacatccctgtgctcagttGTGAGGTGGAGGGCAGGGAAACAGAGGAACACTCACAGGAAACAGTTAATTACCTGGGCTAATTCCAGCGCTTCAGCAGGGAGCTTGGGATAGCGTTTCTCCAGGGATTCGAGCTCCTTCACCTCAGGCAACTTCAGGCCGGCAAAGAGGGGGTTTTTATAGAATAACTCCTGTTGTCTTGGAATTAAGTTACCTAGAATCAGGCAAACAAAGGTGGAAAATACAGGACAGTGAAACATGTGAGAGGCTGAAATGCTAGTAAGGGCTACAGTCCGGCTTGTTATCTTTCCACCCATCAAAACAAATCTGAGCCCTTCACTCCTGAGCAAGCCCCAGGGGCTCTTCTTACCCAGGCACCTGGTGATATGGTAGAGCTGGTCAATGTCTGAGTCTCCAGGGAAAAGGGGCTCTCCTGTAAGCATTTCTGTTATCAGGGCGCCAACAGCCCACACGTCCACAGGCCTGGGGAGAAAAACcaccagcagcccagctcagcacagctccatggctCCAAAGGctgaggcagggatggagcagcccctgcacgCTCCCCAGAGCCCTTGCCAAGCTGGCAGGCCAGGCTCACCTGCCGTATTTGCTGTCCCCCACCAGCAGCTCCGGGGCTCTGTACCAGCGGGTGGCCACGTAGTCCGTGTAAGCTTCCCCAGAAGTGGCCAAGGGCCGGGCAAACCCGAAGTCGCAGAGTTTCACTACTCCTGACTGGGAAACCAGGATGTTCTCTGGCTTAATATCCCGATGGATTATCTGCACAGAGAGAATGAAGTCAGGCAAACTCTCTGTGTGTACATAGCAAACTGATTGGCTCAGCAAGAAGCACAGCTTTCTCATATGCAAGTAGAAAATTACAGGCAAACACAGAACCACTAATTTCAGacacatttattttatgtatctctttttcctttctatttctctAAGTTCAAAGACgtacaaatacaaaaatacacaCTTCTATTCTAATATGTATCTATTGGTTGTAGCTGCAGAGCTGATTTCTTGCAGATACTTACATTATGGCTGTGACAAAAGGCAATTGCTCTCATAATCTGAAACAAGTATTTCCGAACCCTCTCGAAGTCCAGTCCATTGGGAGAGTCCTCAAGGTCATTGAGCATCGTGTGATCCACAAACTCAAACACCAGGTaccacctcttcttcctcttacACACATCCAACAGGTTCACCAGGTTCTCGTGCCTCAGTTGCTGTCAAGAAACAGGGAATGTTTAGTGAGGGAAAACACTTACTAAAAGTTATAAagggaaatgtttaaaaaaaaattttgctgTTAACTTTTTTaactgcagccctgctgggacagtACCAAAAAATGCACCTTgaataaaaagaggaagaaaaagcagctgtGTTTTCCAATTATTTTGTCATGTAtacttttgtttattttgtgtccCCAGCAGACAAGGCTCCACCTCCCATTTGTTACACATTTATTTATCACGCACCAACACAAAAGGCCATGCTACAGAGCACAGTTATTTATTAGCTGGAACCTGGCAGGGAAACATCCCCAGAGGctgcctggaggcagcagcagagcccaggagtgGGACCCAGGAAGATGCAAAAggactgcagagcacagggaattGCAGGGGAAActctgctggggcagaggcagtgccagccagcCTGCACCTGTGCCTGCCCAGATTTCTTAGAAGGTCTGACaagagaagaatttttaaagggTATTCAATATGAGAAAAAGCTCTTTTTCCAAGAATGATTTGTTCCCCACACAAGAGACCTGAAGaggtttttgctgttttcagacACAATTAAATTTCTGCCCAAACTCgagggggagaaaaaattaaaaccaaagatagacagggaagaaggaaaggaactACAAAGAGAATAAACCTCCAGGTATTTATTTCCCCTGTGAGAGGCCACCCTTCCTGAGCTGCATATGCAAACATTCTCCTTGCAAAGGTTTTCACATAGGAAAAGCAGTTAattcccagaacacctgggtgctgctcagagcagggacaaTCCAGGCTCACAGAGATCCACTTCAGAAGGGTTTGAAGGGATAATGCTTGGAGCTGCATGCATTTCTATGAACTCCAATTCTGTAACTCTTGTAGTAAAGGCAAACaccacttttttcccctcttcagtGCACAGGAACCATAAGCTGGCAGATTTAAGAAGAGATACTTGTGGCAGACAAAAGGACAGGACCCAGGTTTGCCAGTATTCCCAcctctggagcagcctggaaataaggttttccttctttttttttcaccaaacaGATCATCTGGGTCCCAGTGTTCCAAACTCCCAATGTGCCCATGCAGAGGGACAAGCACTGTACACGGGACAAACATTCCTATGGGACAAGGGATGCTCCTCAGGACAGCCCACggcagtgcctcaccactctgACAAGGaatcatttttttctgatatccAGTCAAAAGCTGCTCTCTTTCAGTCTGAATCCACTCCCCCTCGTCCTTTCCCACAATAGTAACACCAGGCAAATCCCACACTCCAACAACAAAGGACACAGTGCACACATGGTTCAGGGAATCCCACAGGAGTCCTTCCTGCCAGGAAGGTGCCAtggatagaaaaaaaataaaggaaaactttCCTAGAAGTGTTTTACTGTCTCAGGTgaccccccggcagcccccAGCCCGTTTAGGGTCACACTCCCGCGCTTTAAAAGGTCAGCGTTCCTTCTATTTCCAGCAAATCCCCAGCAGGAAAGGCCAGGCATttgggacagggggacagccACCACCAGGAGGCAACAGAGACCGCACCATCCCCTGGCAACGCCAGAACATCCCAAGATCCGCCAGGTGCATCCAGCCCGGCGCTCAGGCCAAGGGAGCCGCGGCTCCGCCAGGCCACAGCACGGAGGGTTCCGTTAAATCCAGCGCCTGGAGATCCCGGCAGGGCCCAGGCGAGTCTCGCTCGGCCTGGGATGTGTCGGTGACACCTGGTGAATGCTGTGAGGGGAAGCCGAAGGAGACTGAACACACAAATTGCTTTGCAATTTAAGCACGAAATCGTTAGAAAAAAGGCGGTGCCGCCGGCCTCACCTTGAGCAGTTTGATTTCCCTCAGGGCGATTTTCCGCACCGCCGCGTCGTCGTCGCTCTCCAGGAACTTCTTGACGGCCACGATCTGCCCGCTCTCCCTGTTCCTGCACTTGGTCACCATCCCGTAGCTGCCTTcccccaccagccccagcacctggTACTTGTCCATGGCGGTGGCGGCAGGGCGGGAGGGCCCGGGCCCtgcggcagggccgggccgggacgCGGGGACAGCACCGGGATGGCGGCaccgcggccgccgccggctCCCACCCAAAGCGGCCGCGTTACCGCGGCAACGGCCCGCCGTAAAGCGCGGCCGCGCCCCGCCTGTCGCGAAAGGCGGCCGGAAGCTCGCTCGGCTCTTGAAAAGGCctcataaaatgttttaaggGTAAAATGTTATAAAGGTTGCTTTTAAAGCCCGGTAGGGCTTCAACAAGCGTACTAAGCAACCTCATCTCTTGTGCGGTGGGCTGAGTGTTAAAAAGCCAGCCTGAATCCATGCAATGAGGGCTCCATGTGCAGATGGGAGGCTGTGGATGTTGCTAAAGATCAGTGGTGAATAATTTGGTTTTACTTCATTTTACAAACTTGTCTCCACGTGCTATTTGCAATGTAACACCGTGCATGAACCTGCTCCCTTTGAGGGGAAGGAAAGCTGAAGCATCCCTGTGGCTTTACTAATATTTTCAGCCAACACATTCTTAATCCATCGTCCCCTTGTTCCTTCTTCCATCCTGTGATGGATGTAGCAACCCACGGTCTGGCCTTCTGCTGACACTGACTTCTCATGTTCTGGGCAGCAGCGGCACGGCAGGACACGGGCAGGAAAACAGCTCCAGGAACAAACTGCAGAAACGAAGGTATTCCATGAGAATATTCCCAAGATTCCCGCCTCAGTTTGGTGGCCTCTAGGTCACAACTAAGGGCACTGCGGAAAGAAAGGTGttccatgatgcataaattccattcaaatacaggattctgtctggtcatcgtcaacttcctcctctgaatcctaacagcaccttcgaagtgggaagaagtttgtttcttctgataagagggcaataaattctttttctctgaaagatttaggtgtcctgtgtcctgtggctgctatctcgctgtaagtactttctttttaaaaagtatcctacatagcataatttctattttaacattttttataacctaaaactatatttaccacactacttaagaaaattaatacagcattacatTTCTAccacaacacatataatattcattttaatatttgcaaaagcCAATCACAAAATAGGCATTTTTCACATGTCAGAACACGGGCGATGACCCCACGGGGCCGTGCCACGGGGGAAGCCGCTCTAGGGGCGGGATGGTTCTGGCGGGCAGGGCCGATGTCACCGATGATGCCGAGCCGGGGGCGGTGCCGGCGctcggggcagccccgcccggcccTGCGCAGCCACGCGGCGGTGCCGGCCCTTTGTTCCCGGGGGTCCGCGGCCGccgggaggcggcgggagcTGCGGCCAGCAGGATGCCATGGGGAACTGCTGGGCGCAGTGGTGCTGCGGGCTGTTCCTGCGGAGGGATGCCGGCCGCATCCAGCGCGGCGGAGGGTGAGCAGCATCCAGCGCCGctgcccctttcccctccccgGGGCGGGGAGGTGCCGGGTCCGCCGGCTCCGCCTTCCCCGTGGGGCACCGGGGGTGGCGGAGTGGGCAGGGATGCGGGGTCTGGGCTCCTTGGCGTGCCGGGGGCATGGATGGAGGCGCCGGGAGCCCGCCGGGCTCGGTGCGGTTTTTGTGCGGTCGGGGCTCATGCGCTTCCAGGGTCAGCGGCTCCTGAGCCCCGGTGTTTTTCCGGCAGGAGGTGCCCAGAGAGGGTTTTCAGGTCAGTTGTCAAAAGCCTTGCAGGCGGCCGTGCTGGTGGGAGCGATGGAAAAACACTCGGTTTTCTGCAATGTGATCTCGTCCTCGCCGTGAGTCAGAGGCTGAGCCGCTGCTGGGATAAATCAGGAGCAGAATGGTTCGGATGAACTCATGTCTGTTGCAGAATGGTTCCGAGGAATCCTTATCTCTTGGAAACGTGCGACAGCCTGTTTCATTCTGCCACAAGCAGTTCACGGAAAAGCACAGTGCAAACAGGGCTTTTCCCATATCCTGGCCGGCACTGGATACCTACCTATCACTTATTTTCGATGTGTTGGGGTAGAAATCGCTCTCAGCAGATATGCTGGGCATTTTACATGATGCAATCTCGTGGCCTCTTGCTTCACACC from Ammospiza nelsoni isolate bAmmNel1 chromosome 4, bAmmNel1.pri, whole genome shotgun sequence includes the following:
- the CDKL2 gene encoding cyclin-dependent kinase-like 2, with translation MDKYQVLGLVGEGSYGMVTKCRNRESGQIVAVKKFLESDDDAAVRKIALREIKLLKQLRHENLVNLLDVCKRKKRWYLVFEFVDHTMLNDLEDSPNGLDFERVRKYLFQIMRAIAFCHSHNIIHRDIKPENILVSQSGVVKLCDFGFARPLATSGEAYTDYVATRWYRAPELLVGDSKYGRPVDVWAVGALITEMLTGEPLFPGDSDIDQLYHITRCLGNLIPRQQELFYKNPLFAGLKLPEVKELESLEKRYPKLPAEALELAQECLQIDPDKRPSCAQLLQGDFFNKDGFAERFTQELKQIIQKDTRDHQFQKKSKVNKRDKDDVSEERKIISVQDFSIGPRSKDGKLIKTKPSKADAEKADRSSKLSFLYDNTIHPLKLSPQTNLKDSSSNLDYAKNLGTFIPPINQNFSPTFGMGSGPGSLNYRLDEKSKKYLNPLLKARKPSPVGRCNVSLTPASKKKWEFLKTNVRLPELNHLPELRGAEAQHPRFLKKENRMFAESRVPSLAAIDLHNSSLPSQQLSGTLMPDASEATFPRVEH